The DNA region TGGTGATCCGGTAGCAGTGGACGAAAAATGTGACAGCATAGTTTACTGGCACTGCGGAGCTGGGGCAAGCACTCTTGCAAATGATAAAGAAGGCTCTAAACTAGGTGTTCATCCAAATCGTAAGATTGGACCAACTATGGAGTTTGGTCTTAAAAGCGGTGGAGTTACTGTATTAAGACTTGGAAAAGATAGAGATGGTTTTCGCATGTTTATTTTTAAAGGAGAAGCTTTAGAAGAGCCACAAAAGTTTTTTGGTACTTCTGTAACCGTAAGACCAGAAGGAGGAAAGGCTGCTGAAAAGATAGCAGAATTTGTTAGAGATGGCTGGGAGCCTCATTTTGTGGTTGCCTATGGTGATGTGACGGAAGAGATTAAGACTATGTGTAGTTTATTAGGCATTAAAGTTTTAAAGTATTAATAATAAAAGTTTCAAACATTAATAAAATATTCAATAATGTTTGTTTGCATTTTGTGTTGGAATATCAATTATATGAGTTTCAACCCATTTTATGTTTTGAAAATTACTATAACCACCACTCTTTTAGCAGGTGGTTATCAGTTTGTCCTATAATTAGCTGCTGTAAATTCTGTTTATCCGATGACTACCCACCCTAATACTCCCACCTTCTTCAAATTGGGAGTAAAGAGTGGCTACGTCCCTGGATAACGACTTCTAACCATCAGAGGTCATAAACAAAAACTCCACCTGATGCCAAGAATTCTGTTTATCAAAAAGTGGAGATGAGCAACTTCAGAAACTAGGTATTCATGTAAATTTAGTAGGATGAGTACAAGCTTCTGCTAAGTAATATTTATTGATACATGGGGGAAAATAATAATGGATTTAAAACAATTGATAGAGACAAATAACCGTATAAATATTAAAGATATTCAGGATAAAGCCTTTACTAGATATGGGGAAATAATAGATGATTATGATTTTAATGAGTTAACTAAATATATGGAGGAAAAGACACAAATACCCTCTGAAGGAAATATTTATATAGCTTCAGTTAGTGAAATGGAAAATACAAAAATAAGAGAAGAATTAGAAAATGAATTCTATGGTGAAATACCTATAGAAATAGGTTATTGTAATGGAAGTAATTCAACTTTAAATGGTCTTGAATATCATAAGGGCAGCGAGATAAATGTGGCTGTTACGGATATGGTGCTGCTCCTTGGGCAATTAAAAGATGTAAATAATAATAAATATGATTCCAGCAAGGTTGAAGCTTTCTTTGTTAAAAAGAGTACAGCAATACAGCTATATGAAACTACATTACATTTTGGCCCTTGCAAAACTTCAAAGGATGGCTTTAAATGTATAGTGATATTAATTAAAGGAACTAATGAGCCTTTAAGAGAAGCTACATTAAAACATAACAGAGATATACTTTTATTTGCAAAAAATAAATGGCTTTTAGCTCATCCGGAAAGAAAACTTCTTATTGAAAAAGGAGCCTATGCTGGAATAATTGGTGAGAATATTGAGATAAGATTTCAAAATGATTAGGAGATTCAATAAATGGAGTTTATTAAGATAGAAAATGGATTTAGTATACTGGTTAATGGTAAGAAAATAATTACTCATACTCTTGAAAGACCATGGATATATGCAGGAAAGGGAGAGGCCACCTATGATATGTTTCGTGGTAATTTTAAAATAAAAGACTATTTAATAGAAAAGGTAGCTCTTGATGATTTTGAAGTCTATAAGAATGTTGATGGAGTAATAGTTACTTTTTCTAAAAGAGGACTTAATTCTTTAAAGGTTTTATTTACAGTAGAAGATGAAAGAACAGTAGTTAAATTTTTAGAAAATCCTGATAAACTAAATAGGCTTTGGCTGAGGATAGATGCTGAGAAGGAAGAACATATATATGGATGTGGAGAACAATTTTCAGATTTTGATTTAAGAGGAAAGAATTATCCGCTGTGGACTTCTGAGCAAGGTGTTGGGAGAAATAAAAATACTTATATAACTTTTAAGGCTGATGAACGTGGCAATGCTGGAGGGGATTATTATACTACATTTTTCCCACAGCCTACCTTTGTATCCAGCAGAAAATACTATTGCCATGTAGACAGCAGCGTCTATATGGATTTTGATTTTAGTCATGAGGAGTTTCATGAACTGCAAATATGGGGTGTGCCAGAGAAATTGATTTTCGAAACAGGGGAAACCTATGTGAAATTAGTGGGAAAATTAACCGGACTCCTTGGAAAACAGCCAGAACTTCCTGAATGGGTTTATGAGGGTGTATGGCTTGGTATTCAAGGCGGAACAGAAGTAGTATTAAATAAATTGGAAAATGCTCTACAAAAGGGACTAAAAGTAGGCGGTATATGGGCTCAGGATTGGGAAGGAATAAGAATGACCTCCTTTGGAAAGCGGCTTATGTGGAACTGGCAGTGGAATAAAGAATTATACCCAAAGCTGGATGTGAAAATAAAGGAACTTAGAGAAAGAGGAATAAGATTTTTAGGTTATATAAATCCTTATATTGCTGTAGAAGGTGATTTATTTAAGGAAGCCAGTAAAAGAGGATATTTAGCTAAGAATAATAATAATGAAGATTACTTGGTGGAATTTGGAGAGTTTTATGCAGGAGTAGTGGATTTTACCATACCTGAAGCCTGTGAATGGTATAAGGGTGTAATCAAAAAAGAAATGATTGATTTTGGACTTTCTGGATGGATGGCTGATTTTGGTGAATATCTGCCAACAGATGTTATTTTAAACAATGGAGTCAGTGCTGAAATAATGCATAATGCATGGCCTGCTATATGGGCGAAGATAAATAGAGAAGCAGTAGAAGAGGCAGGAAAGCTTCAGGATGTTACATTCTTCATGAGAGCAGGTTATACAGGAAGTCAAAAATACTGCACAATGATGTGGGCAGGGGATCAAAATGTGGATTGGAGTTTGGATGATGGACTAGCTTCTGTAATTCCAGCAGCATTATCCCTAGGAATGACAGGATGGGGACTTCATCACAGTGATATTGGAGGCTATACTACTCTATTTGAAATGAAGAGAACAAAAGAATTATTTATGAGATGGGCTGAAATGGCTACCTTTACTGCAATAATGAGAACTCACGAAGGCAATAGACCAAAGGATAACTGGCAGTTCGATTCAGATAAGGAAACGCTGCAGCATTTTGCAAAGATGAGCAGAATATATACTACTTTAAAACCATACACTAAAGCTCTGGTAAAGGAGAATTCAGAAACTGGAGTGCCTGTACAAAGACCTCTATTTATGCATTATGAACAGGATAAAAGGGCTTATGATATTAAATATGAATATTTATATGGAAGAGATATATTAGTGGCACCAGTTTATGAACCAGGTAAAGCTGTCTGGAAGGTATATCTTCCAGAAGATGAATGGGTGCATCTGTGGACTGGTGATGTATATAGGGGTGGAGAGATAGAAGTTGATGTACCACTTGGTAAACCGGCTGTATTTTACAGGAAAGCTTCTAAATATGTTGAGGTGTTTAAGGCGTTGACGGAGATTTAATTCACCCCAGAGGCGAATTAAGGACAGAAATTAAAAATATACATAAATTACTCCACTGGGGTATTAACCAATGAGCATTATTACATAAATATTATGTGTTAATGCTCATTATTTTTATCCGATGACTAGTGGCTGTAATACTCCACCTACTAAAGGTGCAGATAACAGCCGCATGTCCCTGGATAATTCATCTAAACTTAATGGGAGTACAAAATCCCATTAAGTTTAGATGAATTGATGTGATAAAATATGTATCTACATAGAATTTTGAAAATACAAAGCATATAAATATATATAAACTGCATAATATGTCAAAAAAAAGAGAATTCTTTTTTTATATTTTTGATTATTTAATATAGTATAATTATACGTAATGGTAAATATCAGTATCATTAAATAAAGTATATGAAATTTTTACTATAAATAACAAAAGTAAAAAGAACATTAATTGAAAGCAGAGGGATATGTAATGAAGTATACTTTAAAAGCTATTAAAAAACTATTTTTTTGTAGTAATAATAATTTTATTACTAAAGTTAGTAGGGATTTTGTAGATTTTAGTGGATATTCAGAATATGAATTGGTTGGAAAATCTCTTAATGAAATAAGTATGTTACTTAGAATTAATTCTGTAGTGAATTTTGAAGATATTAAAGATAAATTTGAGGGCTATATGTTTACTAAACAGTGCAATGCCCGAGAGGTAACTATTCTTTGCAAAAATTTAGAAGGTAATAATGAAAGAGAATATTATTTTAGAGAAAAACCAAATTCACGTATTGAGGATAAGATGATGTTTGTGGCACAGATTTGTAAAAATGATAAAATTGGAACTTCAATTTGGAGTTTTCCTGATTTTATTATGCTTAATTGTAATAATAAGTTTTTAAAATACTTTTATCCATCTTATGCTAAAAGAGAAAATTGTATAGGAAAATATAAGAAGGAAATAGTAAATGGTATTGAGGACGATAATATAGATAAAATATGGTCTACAATAAAAAAGACTGGAGAATCATATCATATAAATGAATTTAAACATGAAGATAAAGTGAATGGAACTAGCTATTGGAATTTAATTTTTGTACCTATATATGTAGATGGTAATATTAAATATATAGTAGAAAATAAATGGGATATAACGGAGAAAATACGAGGTAGAGAATTAAGAGATAAACAGAGCAAAATCATTGAAAACCAAAAAAAACAATTAGAGGCTATAATTGAAAATATGGCAGAGCCTCTATTAATAGTCAATAAAGATGGTAAGTACATAGATATAAATAAGGCAGCAAGAAATAAGTATCCCATGTATAGAAATTTAAGAGAAGCAGGGAAGACTTATGATAAAATTGAGTATTTTGATATTGATGGGAAAGTAATTCCTAAAGAGAATTTACCTGTTAATAGATTATTAAGAGGTGAAAAAATATCGGAATTTAAAAGTATTGTAAAATATAATAATGATTTTAGGTATTATAATGTAAATGCTGCACCTGTATACGATAATGAAGGAGATTTTATAGCAGGAGTAATGTGCATTAATGATATTACTGAAAAAGTAAAAAATGATAATCATATGTTTATAGATAAACAATATAAAATTTTAAATCGTATGATAGAAGAACTGGATTTACCAGTGCTAAGATTATCCTATCCAGATTTAAAACTTATAGATATTAATAAAAAAGCCTACAATTTTCTAAAGCTAGAAAATTCAGATATAGGTTCTATATCATCTATTAAAGGTATGAACTATAAAGATGTAGTAAATAGTTTTGATAAAAATTATATTCTTAAACATGTTAAGGGCATAATAGAGGAAAATAAAAAATCTTATTCTAAATATAGAAAATTCACAGTTTTTGGTAAAGAAAAATTTATAAATACAATATATCAGCCTATTTTGGGAATTAATAATGAAGTGTTAGAAATACTTGCTATTGGAATCGATGTTACTGAAGAAATAATGGCTAATAAGGAAATGGAGAAAACTCTTAAAGTACAGGAGGAAATTTTTGCAAATTTATCTCATGAGATGAGAACACCTTTAAATGTAATTTTCAGTGCAGTTCAGCTATTTGAATTGTATTCAAATAATAAATCCTTATGTGGAGATAAGGAGAAATTAAATAGAGATATACATTCAATAAAGAAAAATTGTTATAGATTATCAAGAATAATAAATAATATGGTGGACCTATCAAGAATAAAATTAGGTTACTTCGAAGTAAATTTATCTAATCAAAATATAGTTAGTATGCTTAAAACCATAGTTAAAGATATATCGGAATACTTTGAAGACAAAGAAATTAATATTGTTTTTAATACAAATATAGATGAGAAGATTATTGCATATGATGCCAATAATATCTGCAGAGTTATACTTAATCTCATTTCCAATGCAATTAAATTTTCAGAAAACAGTTGTGAGATTTCTATAGAACTTATAGATAAAAATAATTTTATTGAAATATCTGTAAAGGATAAAGGAATTGGTATTGAAAAAAATCATTTACAGCATATATTTGAAAAATTTAAACAAGTGGACAAGTCATTTCAAAGAGCTACAGAGGGCATTGGTATAGGGTTATATATAGTAAAGTCAATTGTTGAATTGCATTATGGAAATATAAGCGTAAAAAGTAAATTGGGCGAGGGTAGTATATTTAAAGTAACATTACCTGCAAGAACCGTAGAAACAAATAATAAGAAGAATATCTTCTTTAGTGATGAAATGATAAAGGCGGAGTTTTCTGATATATATCTATGATTTCCTGATTTTACACCCCGGGGGTGCTTTTTTAATATAAAAATTATAACATATTATTCTATATAATCCATTATTACAGAGGCTAGTTATAGGATAAAGTTATGATATAATTTCATAGGAGAGTAATGATTTATAACTTTATTTTAAGTTCAAATAAAAAATTGATTAACCCCGAGGTGATTTATGAAAAACAAATTAAATAAAAGATATAATATGGGTATTTCAATAATTATGAAAAGAGCTAAAAAAATGAAAAAGGAGATTGGGGCATTATATTTTGCATATAAACGACCGGATGTACCTTTTTATGCAAAATTAGTTTCAATATTAGTGGTATGTTATGCTTTAAGTCCTATTGACTTGATACCTGATTTTATACCAATTTTAGGATACGTTGATGATCTGATTATATTGCCACTTGGTATTGCCTTTGCTATAAAGCTAATACCAAGTGATATTATGAATGAATGCAGACAACAATCAGAAAATATTTTTAAAGAGGGTAAGCCTAAAAAATGGATTGCTGGAGTCATTATAATATGTATTTGGATTATAATAATCAGCTACATTTTAATGAAGATAATTCACAGCTTTTAATTTGCCCTAGGGGTGTAAATTTTCCCTACTTTCATTTGTTATAGGACGCAATTTATTGTATTCTTAATGGGTAAATGATTTAATGATATTACTGGATTTAAGGGGAATAGTAGTAAATTTAGACGAAATACAAAATAAAGGATTTGACAGAATTGAATAACAAAAAAATTTTTACAAATAGAAAAATAGTAATACTGCTTGCCTCATTTTGTTGCATATTATGGGGAAGTGCCTACCCAGGAGTTAAGAGTGGATATGCTCTTTTTAAAATAAGTACAGATAATATATTTTCTGAATTGTCTTTTGCAGGGTACAGATTTATAATAGCAGGATTGATGGTTTTAATAGTTGCTTTATTTTCATCTAAGAATTTATTTTCATTAACAAGAAAAAATATAAAAGAACTTATACTTTTAGGTTTAACTCAAACAACCTTGCAGTATATGTTTTTTTATATTGGACTTGCTCATACTAGTGGTGTAAAGGCTTCTATAATGAACTCTACATCTGCTTTTTTCAGCGTCATCCTTGCTCATTTCCTATATAATGATGATAGAATAAATTCTCGAAAAGCAATTGGCTGTATACTAGGATTTATTGGTGTATTGTTAGTAAATTTCAGCAGTGACCTTTTAAATTTCAGCTTTAAAATTAACGGTGAGGGTTTTATTGCTGTAGCTGCCTTTGCATTTTCTGCCTGCTCAATTTATGGAAAAAAGATTTGCAAAAGCATAGATTCCATGCTGGTAACTGGTTATCAATTGCTAATTGGTGGACTAGTTTTACTAATTTTAGGTATTTCCAATAAAGGTCATGTTACAAACTTTACAATAGGTTCTACGCTTGTCTTATTATATCTTGGACTGCTTTCAGCTGTAGCTTTTTCCATATGGACAATACTTTTAAAATATAATAAAGTTGGTTCAATTGCTCTTTTCAATTTTTTAATTCCCATATCTGGTGCTATTTTATCATCAATATTTCTGAAAGAAAATATTTTTGACTGGGAAAATGCTGTTGCACTTATATTAGTATGTATTGGTGTTTACATAGTAAATCATCATCCAAATAAATTATTGAAGGTATAATCTGATGGACAAAAATGCATAAAGAACAATATGAAGAAATTTACCATGTTAATTATAGTAAGTTATGATGCTATGGCTTGAAAGGTATGCTCAATGAGAAATATAAGAATTGAAATGCTAATGTTTGCTTAATAGCATTACATATGCTAAATGATGCATTTTTAACAGACAATGTTAAAAGTATCATTAGGATTTATTAAATAGTATCGTGATAATTGATAACTATAAATTTATAAAGCCAGCATTCTTCTAAGCATTTAATAAATTAGAAGAATGCTGGCTTTACTTTGCTAATGACAAGAATTAATCTCATAGTTATTTTATTTGTATTTTAACTGGGGTAATATTTGTATAAGGTGGCCCTGGTGAATAGTTAAGTCTGCTTATTACTAAATACAAATGTTTTGGATGTCTGTAATAAGAACTTTGAAATGATGCTTTTACTGATTTATCTTCATGATTGTATGAAAAATTACTTGGAGAAAGCATATATTTGTTTCCATTTTCATCAATTAAATAAGGTAGCCTATTATAATTATCCGTGTGCGATGCTCCATCATGATTTGTACCAATCCCCCAGGCCTGTGAATTATTGGTTTTATCCATACCGAGCTTAATATTTGCTTCTATATGAGTTGGATAAATTTTCAAATATCTTATTTCAAGATCTGTATTATTGGCAGAAAACTTAATATTATTGTATTCTTCCGGTTTTTCGGTTTTTGCAGCAGCTTTTATACTTAAATTCCAATTACCCTTAATATTCATAGGCTCTCTATTAAATTTAGATATAAAATCTGCATATTTTTTTTGAGAATAGGTCATATTATAGGCTTCCGTAAAGCTTGAAACTTCTAAATTTAATTTATCCGGTATTGCAGTATTATTTAGAGATATTATTTCTATAGAGCCGTAGGTTTCCCCCGTATCAGCATAGTCCTTAATTGAATCTCCTAAAGAGGAAACTATGACTTTATAATCCTTTGAACTATTTAGTGACAGGAAATCTCCCTCTTGATCCATCAAAGTAACTGGAAGTATCTGTGATCTGAATCCATTACTATCAACAATAATATTATTATTGCTATCAGTTATGGTAAAGCTGTTCAGAAGTAAATTCTTAATTTTTTTATCACTGCTTTTCAATGTATACAATATAAATTTATCTTTATCATCACCGACAATACTATTAATAGTTAAACTTATATTATTGTCAGAAACTGTCTGATTTACATTTTGAGAGTCACTTTGATTTACAGCACTAATCATATTTTTATCATAATGAAATTGTAATGCTTGTGCTATAGATGAGACTATAGGTACATTATTAATTGTACTTGCAAAGGATAGACTACAATTAATACCAGCAGTAAAAAATATAGCTATTGCGGCAATTCCTGCAGAAGCTTAAATGAAACATTTTTTATAAAGCTTTTTTTCTTTTCAATTTTAGCCTTAATTATGCTCCCCTTAATAACCTTATCCAATTTATCAGAAACAGGTATATTATCAAAAATATCTTTAAAATCAGTATTCATTAAATACATTCCTCCTTTAACTCAATTTTTAATTTTTTCAATGCTCTAAATAAATAAGATTTTACTGTTCCCTCTGGATAATTCAATATCTTTGCAATTTGAGAAATGGTCATATCCTGAAAATATCTTAGGATCACTACATTTTTATATTTTGTATCCAGTTTATCTATGGCATTATATAGATCTATATTCTTTGGTATATTAAAATCTAAGTCACTCATATTATGTATTGCTTCTGATTTTACCTGCTCATAGTCATCAATGTATACTATTTTCTTATTGCTTTTAGCTTTATTTGCAGCAGTATTTATAAGTATTCTCACTATCCAAGTATTAAAAAATTGGGGATCTTTAAGTTTATTTAAGTTCAAATAGGCCTTGTATATGGTATCACTTAAAATATCTAGAGCATCCTGCTCATTTTTTACGTAAATATAAGCTATTTTATAAAGTTTTTCTTTATTTATATCAATGAGTTTGGCAAAAGCTTTGTCATCTCCTTTCTTAGCCTTTTTTGCAATTAATTTTATGTCGTCCATTTCATCACCTCTAATAGGGTTAATATTTTGTGCTATACTAATTAGACTAAGATAACAGTAGAAAGGTTGCAGTTATTTATAATTTTATCAGTTTTGGAAGAAAAGGATAGTGCAGCAGGATATGGTCATGATACCTACGGAAAATTTCAGTAATATTCATATCAATTAATGTCTATCACTTCAAGAGAAGGGTTATCTTCTGAAATAACGTTCATATACAAAAGGTATTTTAAAGCTCATATTCCGCTGAATGCATAAAAATACAACTAAATTTATGGCTTTATGCAATTTTTGCCTTTATGTGGTATCAACCTACGAAGATTGAGACCGTTTTTTTAATTAAATTCTTGATAATTAACGAATGTTTAAGGCAAAAATTTAAATATCGTAAATATGAAAATCATTGTGCGGAATATGAGTTAAAGATAAAATTTTATAAAGAAAAGGTAATTTATTATGAGAAGTCAGGTTAAAATATGTGATATAATCTATATTATATTTTAACTAAAAATAACAAAATAGGAGGTTTAAAAGATGTTGTATGATGAGGCTGTGAAAGTGTGGAGAAAAGGGAGAACTAAGGATTTATTAAATAGGTTCTTTTTGAAATTCACATATTCTTCAAATAAGATAGAAAACAATGAAACAAGACTTAGGGACGTTGAAACTGTTTTTAGGGGAGAGAAAGTTACAGATTTCACAGGAAATAAGAAGACAATCAAAGAGATTGAAAACCATAAAAAACTTTGCGAAAATATTATAAAATTAAGTGAAAAAAATAGCTCGAAACTTTCCATTGATTTAATTAAAAATTTTCACTATGTTTTAATGAAAGATTGTTTCACAGAGAATTTGTTAAAGAAAGGTGAAAAACCTGGCGAATTTAAAAAAGGTGATTATATAGTTGGATTACATGATGTAGGTGTTAGTCCATTAGAGGTAGAAGAAAATTTAAAATCATTAATTGAAGAAATTAATGATATACAGATAAATGAGAATAATGCTTTAAAAGTAGTTAGTTATTTCCATTGTTGGTTTGAGACCATACATCCTTTTGCAGATGGCAACGGGCGAGTGGGGAGAATGCTGCTTAACTATCTGCTTATAGGTAATAATCTTCCGCCAATTGTTCTATTTGAGAATGATAGAGAAGAATACTATTTAGCATTAGAATATTTTAACGAAACGCAGGAAATAAATAAAATGGTTGATTTTTTAGATAGTCAAGCTTATAAAACATGGGTTAAGGATTATAATTTAAAAGTAAAGAATTTGAAAGATTTTTTGGATTAACTGAAACAAGAAGTACCCTTTCTACACCATACCTGCAAATTGTTGTCCCATGAGTTTTTCTATTTTTTTGTTATTTCAACACTTTGATTTTTATTAATAGAAATTTCAGTTTTTCCTTAGAAATTTCTTCAAAACTCTGTGCATGTAAAATTCAATAAACTCTAATACATAACCATTCCACCATCTACATTAATAACTTGACCTGTAATATATTGCGACATATTTGAAACAAGAAACAAAACTGCATTTGCTACAGCTTCTGGCTTACCATAGGTTTTCATTGGAATTTTAGATAATATTTCCTCAGTGGTTTTATCAGAAAGTGTAGATGTCATATCCGTTGAAATATATCCTGGAGCAATGGCATTTACAGTTATGCCTCGGTCTGCTAATTCTCTAGCCACTGTTTTAGTAAAACCAATAAGTCCAGCTTTAGAAGCAGAATAATTTGCCTGTCCAACGTTGCCTGTTATTCCTACAACACTTGTTATATTTACTATGCTGCCTGATTTTTGTTTTAACATATGTTTAGATACAAACTTAGTGCAGTTAAATGCTCCTGTAAGATTTACGCTAATTACCTTATCCCATTTTTCTTTTTTCATCATCATCATTATACCATCACTTGTAATACCTGCATTATTCACCAAAATATCTATTCGTTTAAAATTTTCAAGTATAGCTTTTACAACTTCCTTTGTTGATTCCTCGGAACTTACATCATGTTTTAAACCTAAAGTTTCAACGTTGTAAGCTAATGATATTTCATTTGCTACTTGTTTTGCTCGTTCTTCATTAATGCCAGTTACAACTACCTTTACCTTTTCTTTTGCTAATTTCTCTGCAATAGCTCGACCAAGCCCACGAGTACCTCCAGTTATTAAAGCGATTTTATCAGTTAAACCTAAATCAATCATACTTAACCTCCTTATATGTATATACTCAATTAATATTTCTTTAAATTATTTAGTTTTTAATATCTTATATTTTCTATTTAATTGATGTAAAAATTATATCATATTATCTATATAATTCCATTATTAAAGATAAAATATATTATATATTTATTGTATAACTACTGTATTATTCAATTATCAAATACAATGTTGTCCATAATTGGGACAAGAACATCAATATATAGTAAATTATTTTTGAATTTAAATCAGAGTTTAATATTAATGGCAATGCAAATAATCCTGATAGACCGTAAGCACCTAAAATGTATATAAAAAGTTTCTTACTTTCAAAACTTTTCAATAAATACACATCCCTTCAAAATGGTGTTTATTTAAATAAAAACTTAATTAATATAGAAATTATAGCATATTATTCTGTGTAATCCATTGTTACAATTATAATTTAATAATCTTATATTATGGAAAGCTACCTTTACATGAAGTGAAAGGTATAGTATTATAGTTATGGAAAGTATACTTTCCATAATCTCCGGAGGTGAAAGCTTGAAAAATAGATTAGAAGAAATACGTAAGCAACACGGTATGAAGCAGGAAGAACTTGCAGAAGTCTTAGAGGTAT from Clostridium pasteurianum BC1 includes:
- a CDS encoding DMT family transporter; the protein is MNNKKIFTNRKIVILLASFCCILWGSAYPGVKSGYALFKISTDNIFSELSFAGYRFIIAGLMVLIVALFSSKNLFSLTRKNIKELILLGLTQTTLQYMFFYIGLAHTSGVKASIMNSTSAFFSVILAHFLYNDDRINSRKAIGCILGFIGVLLVNFSSDLLNFSFKINGEGFIAVAAFAFSACSIYGKKICKSIDSMLVTGYQLLIGGLVLLILGISNKGHVTNFTIGSTLVLLYLGLLSAVAFSIWTILLKYNKVGSIALFNFLIPISGAILSSIFLKENIFDWENAVALILVCIGVYIVNHHPNKLLKV
- a CDS encoding DUF4179 domain-containing protein, with product MAAIAIFFTAGINCSLSFASTINNVPIVSSIAQALQFHYDKNMISAVNQSDSQNVNQTVSDNNISLTINSIVGDDKDKFILYTLKSSDKKIKNLLLNSFTITDSNNNIIVDSNGFRSQILPVTLMDQEGDFLSLNSSKDYKVIVSSLGDSIKDYADTGETYGSIEIISLNNTAIPDKLNLEVSSFTEAYNMTYSQKKYADFISKFNREPMNIKGNWNLSIKAAAKTEKPEEYNNIKFSANNTDLEIRYLKIYPTHIEANIKLGMDKTNNSQAWGIGTNHDGASHTDNYNRLPYLIDENGNKYMLSPSNFSYNHEDKSVKASFQSSYYRHPKHLYLVISRLNYSPGPPYTNITPVKIQIK
- a CDS encoding DUF4867 family protein, producing MDLKQLIETNNRINIKDIQDKAFTRYGEIIDDYDFNELTKYMEEKTQIPSEGNIYIASVSEMENTKIREELENEFYGEIPIEIGYCNGSNSTLNGLEYHKGSEINVAVTDMVLLLGQLKDVNNNKYDSSKVEAFFVKKSTAIQLYETTLHFGPCKTSKDGFKCIVILIKGTNEPLREATLKHNRDILLFAKNKWLLAHPERKLLIEKGAYAGIIGENIEIRFQND
- a CDS encoding YkvA family protein produces the protein MKNKLNKRYNMGISIIMKRAKKMKKEIGALYFAYKRPDVPFYAKLVSILVVCYALSPIDLIPDFIPILGYVDDLIILPLGIAFAIKLIPSDIMNECRQQSENIFKEGKPKKWIAGVIIICIWIIIISYILMKIIHSF
- a CDS encoding sigma-70 family RNA polymerase sigma factor; this translates as MDDIKLIAKKAKKGDDKAFAKLIDINKEKLYKIAYIYVKNEQDALDILSDTIYKAYLNLNKLKDPQFFNTWIVRILINTAANKAKSNKKIVYIDDYEQVKSEAIHNMSDLDFNIPKNIDLYNAIDKLDTKYKNVVILRYFQDMTISQIAKILNYPEGTVKSYLFRALKKLKIELKEECI
- a CDS encoding alpha-glucosidase; amino-acid sequence: MEFIKIENGFSILVNGKKIITHTLERPWIYAGKGEATYDMFRGNFKIKDYLIEKVALDDFEVYKNVDGVIVTFSKRGLNSLKVLFTVEDERTVVKFLENPDKLNRLWLRIDAEKEEHIYGCGEQFSDFDLRGKNYPLWTSEQGVGRNKNTYITFKADERGNAGGDYYTTFFPQPTFVSSRKYYCHVDSSVYMDFDFSHEEFHELQIWGVPEKLIFETGETYVKLVGKLTGLLGKQPELPEWVYEGVWLGIQGGTEVVLNKLENALQKGLKVGGIWAQDWEGIRMTSFGKRLMWNWQWNKELYPKLDVKIKELRERGIRFLGYINPYIAVEGDLFKEASKRGYLAKNNNNEDYLVEFGEFYAGVVDFTIPEACEWYKGVIKKEMIDFGLSGWMADFGEYLPTDVILNNGVSAEIMHNAWPAIWAKINREAVEEAGKLQDVTFFMRAGYTGSQKYCTMMWAGDQNVDWSLDDGLASVIPAALSLGMTGWGLHHSDIGGYTTLFEMKRTKELFMRWAEMATFTAIMRTHEGNRPKDNWQFDSDKETLQHFAKMSRIYTTLKPYTKALVKENSETGVPVQRPLFMHYEQDKRAYDIKYEYLYGRDILVAPVYEPGKAVWKVYLPEDEWVHLWTGDVYRGGEIEVDVPLGKPAVFYRKASKYVEVFKALTEI
- a CDS encoding sensor histidine kinase, which produces MKYTLKAIKKLFFCSNNNFITKVSRDFVDFSGYSEYELVGKSLNEISMLLRINSVVNFEDIKDKFEGYMFTKQCNAREVTILCKNLEGNNEREYYFREKPNSRIEDKMMFVAQICKNDKIGTSIWSFPDFIMLNCNNKFLKYFYPSYAKRENCIGKYKKEIVNGIEDDNIDKIWSTIKKTGESYHINEFKHEDKVNGTSYWNLIFVPIYVDGNIKYIVENKWDITEKIRGRELRDKQSKIIENQKKQLEAIIENMAEPLLIVNKDGKYIDINKAARNKYPMYRNLREAGKTYDKIEYFDIDGKVIPKENLPVNRLLRGEKISEFKSIVKYNNDFRYYNVNAAPVYDNEGDFIAGVMCINDITEKVKNDNHMFIDKQYKILNRMIEELDLPVLRLSYPDLKLIDINKKAYNFLKLENSDIGSISSIKGMNYKDVVNSFDKNYILKHVKGIIEENKKSYSKYRKFTVFGKEKFINTIYQPILGINNEVLEILAIGIDVTEEIMANKEMEKTLKVQEEIFANLSHEMRTPLNVIFSAVQLFELYSNNKSLCGDKEKLNRDIHSIKKNCYRLSRIINNMVDLSRIKLGYFEVNLSNQNIVSMLKTIVKDISEYFEDKEINIVFNTNIDEKIIAYDANNICRVILNLISNAIKFSENSCEISIELIDKNNFIEISVKDKGIGIEKNHLQHIFEKFKQVDKSFQRATEGIGIGLYIVKSIVELHYGNISVKSKLGEGSIFKVTLPARTVETNNKKNIFFSDEMIKAEFSDIYL